TCAAAAATCCATTCGATGATTTCACCTTCCAATTCGATAGATTGGTCAACCAAAGTATAAATATCTTCAATATCAGAATCAGTCAAAAGATCAGGTTGCTCTTCACGGATTTTATTGATCAGATAAATTCCTGCATTGGCGTGAATCTGCTCATCAATAGAAGTCCAAGCGATGATATTGGAAACATTTTTCATGTATCCTTTGAATCTTGTGAAAGAAAGAATGATTGCAAATTGTGAGAAAAGCGAAACGTTTTCTATCAAAATACTGAATAACAAAAGAGAAGACACATACTCTTTTGGAGTGGTAGAATTGGCGTGCTTCAAAACGTTTGATAGGAAGTCGATTCTCTTTTTAAGAGCCGGAACTTCTACAACGTGAGTAAACGCTTCGTTGTAACCCAAAACTTCAAGCAAACGAGAGTATGCTTCAGAATGACGGAATTCGCACTCTGCAAAAGTAGCTCCAAGACCGTTAAGCTCAGGTTTTGGCATGTGGTTGTAAAGATTTCCCCAAAAAGTTTTTACCGAAACTTCAATCTGGGCGATCGCTAAAAGTGCATTTTTTACAGCATTTTTTTCGTGCGGCTCAAGCTGCGACTGAAAATCCTGAACGTCTGCCGTGAAATCTACTTCCGAGTGTACCCAAAACGATTTGTTGATAGCTTCTGTAAACTGAAGAACTTCAGGGTACTCAAATGGCTTGTAACTAATTCTTTTATCGAAAATTCCCATATTATAAATTTTATGTCTTTTGTTTTGTCAAAAATAAAATTCTACAAATACAACCGTTGAAATGATAAGTATTTGATTTTTTGAAAGTTAATAAAGTGATTTTTTTATCTTGATCAGCAATTACTTTCTTTCAGAATCTACCTACAAAGTTAGAAAACAGAAGCCTATTTTAAAAGGGGTAAAGAGTAATTGGTTGACTTTTAACCTTAAAAGTTTTCCACATTTACATGAAACTCCCTTTACCATTGGGTTAGAGGAACTTAAGTGTCGGAAACAAATTATTGACGTTGATTTTGATTAAACAATATTTTTTAATTAACTGATATTTAGGTTTTTATATATTAAACAGACGCAAAATGAAAAGAATTTTTTAATCTTGTAACAAAATGAGAATAGTGGCTACTTATTAAGACATAAAACATCCAAAGCTTAATGTTAGTAATTCAGGATCTCAATAAATCATACGATACGGGCAAGAGTAAACTGCACGTTCTCAAAGGAATTAACCTCAATATCTCTGAAGGTGAATTTGTCTCTATTATGGGAAGTTCAGGTTCCGGAAAATCAACTTTGCTGAATATTATCGGAATTTTGGATGAAAAAGATTCAGGTACTTATGAGCTGGATGGAATTCCTATCGAACACCTAAATGAAGTGAAAGCTGCAGAATACCGCTCAAAATTTCTAGGATTTGTATTTCAGTCTTTCAATTTGATTGGGTACAAAACTGCTATAGAAAATGTGGCTCTTCCTTTATATTATCAAAATGTTTCAAGAAAAGAAAGAAACCAAAAAGCTTTAGAATATTTGGAGAAAGTAGGATTGGCACAATGGGCAAATCACTTACCAAATGAACTTTCGGGTGGACAAAAACAGAGAGTTGCCATTGCAAGAGCATTAATTACAGATCCAAAAGTAATTCTTGCCGATGAGCCAACCGGAGCATTAGATTCAAAAACCACGCATGATATTATGAAGCTTCTTCAGGATATCAACAACGAAGGAAAAACAATCATCGTTGTAACCCACGAACCTGATGTTGCTGCTCAAACCAAAAGAAACGTCATCTTACGAGACGGAATTATAGAAAGTGATGAGTTTATAAAACAAATCGTTTTGTAGATATGGAAGCTGGATGCTTGAAGTTTATTGCAGCGTTCCAATCATAATACCTCACAGTTGTAATTGATAAAAAAGTGAAAATTTACTTTTAAAATTAAATAAAAAATCAGCGGTAAGTATGGAAACTTCCATCATCAATCTTCCCGCTTCAAACCAAAAAATATGTTTGACCTAGATCGTTGGCAGGAAATATTCAGTTCAATTCGCAGTAATGTATTGCGAACGGTGCTTTCGGGCTTTACCGTGGCTTTGGGTCTGTTTATTTTTATTGTTCTTTTCGGAATTGGGAAAGGTTTGCAGAATGCTTTCACCGAAGGTTTTGCAAGAGATGCCCAAAACCTGATTTCTATTTTTACAGGAAAAACAACGATTGCTTACAATGGTTTGCAGTCTGACCGACAAGTGACGATGGATAATGATGATTACGATTTCTTGATTAATAACGACAAAGAAAAAGTAGGATATTCATCTCCAAGATATACAGCAAATTTGATGGTAAAATACGGCAAAGAAAGCGGTAATTATCAGATCAACGGAGCCGATACCGAAGAAAAATATATCGAAAACAGGAAAATGTTGGAAGGTCGCTATCTTTCACCGATGGATTTGCAGCGTAAACAAAATGTTGCGGTTATTGGTAGAATGGTACAGCGAGATTTGATTAAAAACGGAAGCCCAGTTGGTAAAGATTTAGATATCAACGGAACGATGTTTAAAATAGTCGGTGTTTTTTCTGATGATGGCGGAGACTGGGACGAAAGACATATTTCTATTCCGATTACCACTTTGCAGCAGATGAAAAAAGGATCAGATACGGTGAGTACAGTGTATATCGCTTATAATGAAAATTTGAATCCGGAGCAGGCAATAAAATATGGTGATGAACTGAAAAGCCGTTTAAAATCAAGGAAAAATGTTTCTCCTGATGACGAAAACGGAGTTCGTGTCTGGAACAACGCCCAAAATATGAGCGATACTTTTACGTTTATGGCTGTTCTTACCGGAATTGTAGGTTTTATCGGAATTGGAACTTTATTGGCAGGAATTATTGGGATCAGCAACATCATGGTTTATATCGTAAAAGAACGAACCAAAGAAATCGGTGTAAGAAAAGCGATCGGTGCAAAACCGGGAAGTATTGTTGCATTGATTGTTCAGGAAAGTGTTGTGATTACCGTTGTTTCAGGATTTGTAGGCGTTGGATTGGGAGTTTTAGCTTTAAATTTAATTGGAGATAATTTAGAAGAATATTTTATTAAAAATCCAAGTGTAGGTTGGTTTGAAATTATCGCCGCATTTATTGCTTTGGTATTTTCAGGTTTGATCGCCGGATTTGTTCCCGCTTACAGGGCTTCGAAAATTAAACCGATTGAAGCATTAAGAACAGAATAATTTAATTTGAAAATTTGTTAATGAGCTAATTTGAAAATGAATTGCTCATCACTCATAATAATAACTTATAACTCAATAAAGTGAACATTTTATTTAAAAAAGATACATGGCAGGAGATTTATTATTCACTCAAGAATAATAAGCTTCGTACGTTTCTTACCATGATTGGCGTGGGTTGGGGAATGTTCCTTTATGTAGTTTTACTGGGTTCTGCAAAAGGAATGGAAAACGGTTTTGATAAATTGTTTTCTGGTTTTGCAACGAATTCTATTTTTCTTTGGGCGCAAAATACATCGATTCCTTATGAAGGTTTTCCGAAAGGAAGGCAAATGAATCTGAAACTTCAGGATATCGATATGTTGCAACGAAAAGTGAATGAAATTGAATATATCTCTCCAAAAAACTCAAGAGGTAATTTCGGATCTGCAGGCGAACAAATGTCGAGAAACGGAAAGACTGCAACCTATAATTTAAATGGAGATTACCCGATCGGGAATAAAATTTCAGAGAAAAAATTGATTTACGGGAGGTATCTTAACGACGCAGATGTTTCGCAAAATAAAAATGTAGCGGTAATTGGGGAAGAGGTGTATAAAAACTTTTTCGATTCTAAAAAGAAGGAAAATCCGATTGGAAAATCAATCAATGTAAAAGGAATTTTCTTTAATGTAATCGGAGTTTTCAGAGTAAAAAAAGGAGGCGGAATGGATAATGACCAAACTGTTTTTATTCCACTTTCTACGTTCACCAAAATATTTAACGACGGAGATAATGTAGATGTTTTTGCGATTGTAAGCAAGCCGAATGCAGATGTAAATTTCGTAGAAGATAAAGTAAAAGACGAGCTGAAAAAGAAAAATCAGGTTTCACCGGAAGATACCAATGCTTTTGGAAGTTTTAATCTTGGAAAAGAATTTAAAAAACTAACCGGATTTTTAAGTGGAATGCAGCTTTTAACCATCATTGTAGGAACATTAACGATTCTTGCAGGAGTTATTGCCATTTCAAACATCTTATTGATTACGGTAAAAGAAAGAACCAAAGAAATTGGCATCAGAAGAGCTTTAGGCGCAAAACCTTCGGAAGTAAGAAACCAGATTTTGTTGGAAAGTGTTGTGATTACACTAAGTTCGGGTTTACTCGGATTTATTTTCGGGATTTTTGTTTTAATGATTGCGAATTCGTTAACACAAAATCAGGATGATTTTCCGTTTTATAATCCAACAGTCAACTACGGAAATGTTTTCAGTGCAATGGCGGTGATGGTGATTTTAGGTTTAATTATCGGAATGATTCCTGCACAGAGAGCGGTAAAAATACGTCCGATTGAAGCATTGAGAAGTGAATAAAGAATGATAAAAAAAGTTTGTTTAATTCTGATTATTTTTTGCTTTAGTATTGCTAATGCACAGAAAAGCGATTTTTTTATTTTTAAAGAAAGTGAGATATACAGTCTTTTCAATTTTATGGAGACGGCTGCTAAAAAACAAGGGACTTCTTCTAATTACAGAAAATATATTGAATCGAAATTATCTGATAATAAAGACTTTCAAAAGCTTGCCAATGATTTTAAATCTCTTAATTTTAATGAAGGCATCGTAAGGCAAGATTATCCGCAGGGAAGAAACTATAGAAAGAGCTATTTGACATTATTGATTGTACAGTCATTAAAGTCTAAGGATTTAAACGATTTTAATGAAAGAATTACCGGACTTCTTCCTGTAAATGAACAGATGAAAATGTTTAATATTTTAAAAAATGCACAGCCTTATTTTCGAAAATATGTTTGGAATGATGGTGAATTAAAGATGAAAAAACAGGTTGTTGCATTGGAAAAATATCAAGATTTAAGTTCTGAGATGTTTTTAAGGTTTAATAAATTTTATAAATCTTCCTGGAATCAACAAATACCGTTTTATGTGACATTGTATCCTATTCCCGGAAAAAGCGGAAGTACAGTTTCTACACCGCATGGAAATGCTTTATGCATCGGAACTTTAACAGATACTAATGATATTGAAGGAACTTTGAGCGTAACGATGCACGAAATGTGCCATATATTGTACCAAGAACAAGATCGTGAAGTTCAGCTTGAACAGGAGAAGTATTTTAACGAAAATCCTTCAAAATATTCAAAACTGGCGTATTCTTATTTTAATGAAGCGGTTGCAACAGCTTTAGGAAATGGTTATGCATGGAAAGTTCTTAAGAAAGGAGTTTTGGATAAAGGTGATTGGTATAATAATCCTACAATTAATCTTTTTGCGAAAGCCATTTATTCGATAACAGAAAAATATCTTGAAGAAAATAAAACTATTGATAAAGCTTTTATTGATTATTCCATAAAAGTCTTTGGCGAAACTTTCCCAGATTCTATTTATGAGTATAATCAGAATTTTAATACAATTGATATTTTTACGGATGATATCGAGGGCAATTATATCTTCGATAATTTCTTTGAATATTTTAATGCAAACAATGTCGGAGTAAGCAGTCCTATGAAAAACATTTCTAAAAGTCCAAAACTTTTGGAAGGTAACTCATCTTTTATTATCATTTTAGATAAACATCAGAAAGAATATCTGGAAGAATTAAAAATAGTATTTCCTGAAATTAAAAATATTAATTATGATGAGTCTATTCAGAATATCAGTTTTTTAGATTCAAAAGGAAGAATGATTGTGCTGCTTTTCATTAATAAAAAACAAGATTTGAAAGCTGCGATGGAAAAGCTTTCAAAACACAAGAAAATAGAAAAAAATAAATTTATTCAATATTAAAATAAACTAGACATATGAAAAAGAAATTTACCTGGAAAAAAGGCATTTACATCTTTTTGGGGCTTTTGTTTGCAGTAGCATTATTTTCAGGAATCAGTTATGTTGTAAAATCAAATTCCAAGCAAAATGAAGCTTTCCTTACGAGAAAACCTTCCATTCAGAATATGGAAGATAAAGTGATGGCAACCGGAAAAATTGTTCCTAAAGAAGAAATTGAAATCAAGCCAAACATTGCAGGAATTATTGATAAAATTTTAGTTGATGAAGGAGATAGAGTAGAAGCCGGGCAATTGATTGCAACAGTGAGAATTATTCCGAACATTGCCGAAGTAAATAATGCACAACAGGAAGTGGTAAATTCTCAACTTCAGATAAGCAATGCAAAAATGAATGTTGATAATATGCAGAAGCAATTTGCGATGCAGGATAAACTTTTCAAACAGGGAGTAATCTCAAAGCAAGAATTTCTAAATTCTCAGCAGCAGTTATATTCAATGCAGCAAAGCGTGAAAAATGCTAATCAGCAACTTCAGACTGCGCAAAAAAGATTGCAGATTGTAAAAACGGGTGCAACTCCTGAATTACAAGGTTTGGCAACAACACAAATCCGTTCTAAAGCTGCAGGAACCGTTCTTGAAGTTCCCGTAAAAGTAGGAAGTCAGGTAATTGAAGCCAACTCTTTCAATGCAGGAACTACAATTTGTTCGATTGCGGATCTGAATTCATTGATCTTTCAGGGAGAAATTGATGAAGCTCAAGCCGGAAAACTAAAGCAGGGAATGGATATGAAAATCGTTATCGGAGCTTTGCAGAATAAAACGTTTCCCGGGAAACTGACGATGATTGCACCAAAAGGAAAAGATACCAACGGAACCATTAAATTCCCGGTTGAAGGTGATGTAAACAATCCAAATAACGAATACATCAGAGCCGGATTTTCTGCCAATGGAGAAATCGTAATGAGCTCTCAGAAAAATGCATTGCTTTTGGATGAATCTTTAATTCAGTACGAAAAGAAAAACGGAAAAGACATTCCTTTTGTTGAGGTAAAACAAAAAGACGGGAAGTTTAAGAAAGTCTATGTGAAATTAGGAGCAAGCGACGGAATTAATGTACAGATTCTTTCAGGTATTGATAAAAACTCTGATGTGAAAGTCTGGAATCCTTCAGATAAAGATAAAGAAGAGCTGAAAGAGAAAGCGAAGAAATAATTTCTTCTTGATATAAACGAAAAGTCCCAGAATATCTGGGACTTTTTTTTGTTTTAGTAATTTAGATGATAAGAGCTAAAATTTAGCCTAAAAACTTAATTTCTTTGTCTTTAAAATCATTTTTTGCCACGAGTTTATTCATGGTGATCAGCATTTCTCTACGAAGTTTAGCCAGTTTTCTGATGTTTTTATCTTCGCTGTAATCAAAAATATTATCTTTAAAACTAAATGTATCACCGTTTTTAAACTCTATTTTACTTTTCTTTAATTCTCCTTTCAGCATAAGGTCGGTCATGTTTTCAAGGATTAAGTGTTCAGATTTACCAAGAGCTTTTAAAGTGTTGAGCAATTGTTTTTTATACTTTTTCTTTCCCATAATTTTCAGACAATTTTTTCTTTTACGATATGCAAATATATCATTTTACATTATAACTCATTTTCGATATTAAATTTTTAAACTTTTATTAACTACAAAAGAGGCAAAAGATTTAGATATTTCTATTTAAGGCTGAAAAAGCACACAAAGCCTTTAAAAATCTTTGATTATCTAGTAATAGCTTTACAATTATCTTTTGTTGCTTTTATAGCTAAATCTTAAAAGTAGTCTAAAAGTATGTTTAAACTTTTATAAAACATTATTTTGTTGGAATCGCAAAGGCGCAATTTTTTATCTTTTTTAGTTTTTAAGGCGCAAAGTACTTCGACTTCGTTCAGTGTGACAAAAAACTTTATAAAGAATCTAGCAATAAAACAGTTAAGATTTTATCGTAGATAAAATCCTTGCGCCTTAAAACATTTTAGACTATAAATTTGCGCCTTTGCGATTCCAACTATTAAAGTTTAAAAAAGTTTTAAATATATAATTATCAATTTTGCGTATTCTAAAGTTAAAAATTAAAATTTATTTTCTGTAATAAATTTATTATCGTAATATTGCAATATTAAAATAACAATATGGGACTTACAAAGACAGAGATTTTTAGCGAAAAGCAAAACAGATTGGCAACGCTTTTCAAAGTTTTAGGACATCCTGCAAGAATTGCAATTTTGCAGCATATTATCAATCAAAAAGCTTGTATTTGTAATGATTTGGTAGAAGAATTGGGTTTGGCACAAGCTACGATTTCACAACATTTAAAAGAGCTGAAAAATATCGGAATCATCAAAGGTTCTATCGAAGGAAAATCTGTTTGTTACTGTATTGATGAGAAAGTCTGGAAAACAGTTCAAGATGAATTAGGAATGTTTTTTACTCAGGATATTCAATCAGAATCATGCTGTTAAAGGCATTTTTTTATTTATTATTATCGTTATATAGCAATATTACAATTTAAACTTAATTAAATATACATCATATGAAACTTTCAAAAATTAAAGAAATTTTACCATCATTAGAAAATGTAGAATTTCAGTTGGAAAACGGAACATTTGTACCGGAACATTTTCACGTAACAGAAGTAGGGCAAATCACCAAAAACTTTATCGATTGTGGTGGAGTAATTCGTTCAGAAAAAGTAGTGAATTTCCAGCTCTGGGATGCTGATGATTTTGAACATCGCCTGAAACCGGGAAAACTTTTAAGCATTATCAAACTTTCTGAAGAAAAATTGGGAATAGAAGATTCGGAAATTGAAGTGGAATATCAAGCTGAAACTATCGGGAAATACGATTTGGAATTCAACGGGAAACATTTTGTATTGGTTAACAAAACGACAGCCTGCTTAGCTCAGGATGCTTGCGGAATTCCTTCAGAAAAACAAAAGAAAAATCTATCAGAATTAACTTCAAATTCAGGAAATTCTTGTGAACCTGGAAGTGGATGTTGTTAATTTTTTTAGCCACGAATGCACGAATAATAAAATGAATATTTCTGTATTCGTGGCATTAAAACAATTTAAATATTCGAAATGAAACAACAAATTAAAGAGCGTTGCGAAATCATCAGCAAAAATTTTAAAGAAATTAATCCTGAAAGAAAAGTTTTATTGGAAAAATTAGCCAATCATATTCAGGAGAAATTCAATTCAGGAAAAGAAATCAATCTGGTGTATGTTTGCACGCATAATTCCCGCCGAAGTCATTTGGGGCAGATTTGGGCAAAAGTGGCTGCCGATTTTTATGGATTTAATATCAATACTTTTTCTGCAGGAACTGAAGCGACGGCTTTCAATCAAAATGCCATCAATGCATTGAGATCTGCAGGTTTTGATGTAAAGAAATTAGAGGAAATAAACAATCCTAAATACGAAGTCATTTTTGGAGAGAATAAATCGAGTCTCTGCTTTTCAAAAACCATTGATGATGGAACTTTGCCCAAAGAAAACTTTGTGGCAGTAATGACTTGCGGAGATGCAGACGAAAATTGTCCGTTTATTCCGGGTTGCGATTTACGAATCGGAACGACTTATTTTGATCCAAAATCTTACGATAATTCTATTCTTCAGGATGAAAAATACACTGAGAGAAGCAATCAAATTGCGATGGAATGTCTGTATGTTTTTTCTTTAGTTAAAAATTAATTCAATGCAGCCTAAACTTAAGCTTTTCGACCGTTATCTTACCCTTTGGATTTTTCTTGCAATGACAATCGGAGTAGGTTTAGGTTTTTTATTTCCAGATATTTCATCTGTTAACAACTCGCTTTCGGTTGGAAGTACCAATATTCCGTTGGCAATCGGTTTAATTTTAATGATGTATCCGCCGCTTGCAAAAGTAGATTATTCTCTGTTGCCAATAGCTTTTAGAGATAAAAAAGTATTATCACTTTCATTGCTTCTCAATTGGGTTTTAGGACCTGTTTTAATGTTTATTCTGGCAATTATTTTTCTAAAAAATGAACCGGATCATATGATTGGCTTAATCTTAATTGGTTTGGCAAGATGCATTGCAATGGTGATCGTCTGGAACGATTTAGCCAAAGGAAACCGGGAATACGCTGCATTTTTGGTTGCTTTAAACAGTGTATTTCAAATTTTCTCTTACAGCTTTTTTGTTTGGTTGTTCATCAACGTTTTACCACAAAAATTAGGATTTGGAAATTTCAATGTTTATGTACCGATGAAAGATGTAACAGAAAGTGTTTTAACTTATCTTGGGATTCCTTTTTTAGCAGGATTTTTAACGCGTTATTTTTTAGTAAAATTAAAAGGTTTAGAATGGTACAACCGGAAATTTATACCAAAGATTTCTCCGGTTACTTTGTATGCTCTGTTATTCACCTTGATGTTTGCTTTAAAAGGTGATAAAATTGTAGAGCTTCCGATGGATGTTTTGAAAGTAGCAATTCCTCTTGTTATCTATTTTGTACTGATGTTTTTCGTGAGTTTTTTCATTAATAAATGGATGAATGTTTCTTATGATAAAAATGCTTCAATATCATTTACGGCTACAGGAAATAATTTTGAATTGGCGATTGCGGTTGCTATTTCTGTCTTCGGAATTCATTCTGCACAAGCTTTCGTTGGCGTTATAGGTCCTTTGGTAGAAGTTCCGGTGTTGATTTTATTGGTAAAAGCCAGTTTATGGTTAAAGCGAAAATTTTATTAAAATTAAATTGAAAAAGTAAAGTGTAAAAATCATTATTAGAAATACTTAAATCTATACTAAATTCCGTATTTTTGGGGTTCAAAATCTAAAAATCTAAGAATAAATGGACATTATTTTTGACCTTATCGAAAAAGAAAGAGAAAGACAATCCCACGGATTAGAGCTTATTGCTTCAGAAAACTTTGTTTCTGAAAATGTAATGAAAGCAATGGGAAGTGTATTGACGAATAAATATGCAGAAGGATATCCGGGAAAAAGATATTACGGAGGTTGTGAAGTAGTAGATGAGGTTGAAACATTGGCAATCGACAGAGCAAAGCAGCTTTTCGGTGTTGATTATGTAAACGTTCAGCCGCATTCTGGTTCTCAGGCAAATGCAGCAATTTATTTGGCAGTTTTGAAACCTGGAGATAAAATTATGGGGATGGATCTTTCTATGGGAGGTCACCTTACTCACGGTTCTGCAGTCAACTTTTCAGGAATTCAATATGATGTAGTTTCTTACGGAGTTCAACAAGAAACCGGTTTGATTGACTATGATCAAATGAGAGAAGTGGCGTTGAGAGAAAGACCAAAAATGTTAATTGCTGGTTTCTCGGCGTATTCAAGAGATTTAGATTATGCAAAATTCAGAGAAGTTGCAGACGAAATTGGTGCTACACTTTGGGCAGATATTGCGCATCCTGCAGGTTTGGTCGCAAAAGGATTATTAAATTCTCCATTCGAGCACTGTCATGTTGTAACAACAACAACCCACAAGACTTTAAGAGGTCCAAGAGGAGGAATGATCATGATGGGTAAAGATTTTGAAAATACTTACGGACACAAAACTCCAAAAGGTGAAATCAAAATGATGAGCCAAGTTCTTGACGGAGCTGTTTTTCCTGGAATTCAAGGTGGACCATTGGAGCATGTAATCGCTGGTAAAGCAATTGCTTTCGGAGAAGCTATTGATGACCAATTCTTGACGTACGCAAAACAAGTTAAATCTAATGCTCAAGCTTTATCAAAAGCGATGGTAGATTTAGGTTTTGATATTGTAAGTGGCGGAACAGATAATCACTTGATGTTGGTTGACCTTAGAAATAAAGGCGTAAACGGAAAAGAAACTGAAAAAGCTTTAGTAAAAGCAGATATTACTTGTAATAAAAACATGGTTCCGTTTGATGATAAATCTCCGTTCACTACTTCTGGTATCAGATTAGGAACTGCGGCTATCACGACAAGAGGTCTTAAAGAAAATGATATGAATACTATTGCAGAATTAATTTCTGAAGTAGTGGACAATATTAAAAATGAAGAAGTAATTGCAGGTACTAGAAAGAAAGTAAACCAATTAATGGAAGGTAAGGCTTTATTTAATTATTAAGAATTGCTTTTAGCTAATAGCCATTTGCTTTTGGCTTTTCAATATAAAATAAAAAGAGGTGCAAATATTTTGCGCCTCTTTTTTGCAAATTGTAATTTTGAACTATCAACTATCAACTATCAACTATCAACTATCAACTATCAAATAAACTATGCAACCCGAAAAAAAACTTTTCACCTTTGAAGAAATAAAACAGAAACTGGCCAATTATTGTGTGTATCAGGATCGTTGTCATGCTGAGGTTGAGCAAAAAATGCGGGAGTTTGTTTTGATCCCCGAAGCTAAAGATGAAATTCTTTTGTATTTAATGAAAGAAAATTATCTGAACGAAGAAAGATTTACAAGAAGTTATATTCGTGGAAAATTTTATATAAAAAGCTGGGGGAAAACTAAAATTAAAATGCATTTAAAGCAAAAAGGTATTACTGAAAAACTAATCTCTACCTGTTTCGATGAAATTGACGAAAATGATTATTTAAACATAATAAATAAGATATACGAAAATTACGAGAGTAAATTGAAAGGATTGCAGAATTATCAAAAAAAATCAAAAACTATTAAATATCTTCTAGGTAGAGGCTTTGAATATGACTCTATTTTACAAGTAATTGAAAATTAACATACATGTAATTTTAACATTCATTAATATTATTTAGAAAAAGTTTAGATTTGTCAGACGAAAAAAATAATATTTATGAATTTAAAATTACAAAGTAAGTCAAGGACGATATATGCGTTTTTGATGGCTCTATTCTCGGTGTGGGGATGGGCGCAATCGGTGACGATTATTCCTGATAA
Above is a genomic segment from Chryseobacterium mulctrae containing:
- a CDS encoding regulatory protein RecX gives rise to the protein MQPEKKLFTFEEIKQKLANYCVYQDRCHAEVEQKMREFVLIPEAKDEILLYLMKENYLNEERFTRSYIRGKFYIKSWGKTKIKMHLKQKGITEKLISTCFDEIDENDYLNIINKIYENYESKLKGLQNYQKKSKTIKYLLGRGFEYDSILQVIEN
- the glyA gene encoding serine hydroxymethyltransferase; the encoded protein is MDIIFDLIEKERERQSHGLELIASENFVSENVMKAMGSVLTNKYAEGYPGKRYYGGCEVVDEVETLAIDRAKQLFGVDYVNVQPHSGSQANAAIYLAVLKPGDKIMGMDLSMGGHLTHGSAVNFSGIQYDVVSYGVQQETGLIDYDQMREVALRERPKMLIAGFSAYSRDLDYAKFREVADEIGATLWADIAHPAGLVAKGLLNSPFEHCHVVTTTTHKTLRGPRGGMIMMGKDFENTYGHKTPKGEIKMMSQVLDGAVFPGIQGGPLEHVIAGKAIAFGEAIDDQFLTYAKQVKSNAQALSKAMVDLGFDIVSGGTDNHLMLVDLRNKGVNGKETEKALVKADITCNKNMVPFDDKSPFTTSGIRLGTAAITTRGLKENDMNTIAELISEVVDNIKNEEVIAGTRKKVNQLMEGKALFNY